The proteins below come from a single Deinococcus aerolatus genomic window:
- a CDS encoding alpha/beta hydrolase family protein has translation MTRAFHPSDPHAAPTVNGQPYRVERHVLSGMPCLLELPPEGQEVQAVCLVYHGAWAAKEGKLGVYAALATRGWAVVIPDAPLHGERQADTPPGLNAREYVWESVRRSVAEAPALLDALAELLGPRPTAAIGSSMGGYVALTLARTETRIGRASALISSGVWQEPEVRRPELRAFLEQHRPNAHADGFPPTPLLLASGDSDPTFELASHHTPTAQALRAAYARAGHADLFHEQVFAGVGHYTSQGMRDAAVQFLSADR, from the coding sequence ATGACCCGCGCCTTCCATCCCTCAGACCCACACGCTGCGCCCACGGTGAACGGCCAGCCCTACCGCGTTGAACGCCATGTCCTGTCCGGCATGCCCTGCCTCCTGGAATTGCCCCCGGAAGGTCAGGAGGTGCAGGCAGTCTGCCTCGTCTACCACGGGGCCTGGGCCGCCAAGGAGGGCAAGTTGGGCGTGTATGCCGCGCTGGCGACGCGGGGCTGGGCGGTGGTGATTCCCGACGCCCCGCTGCACGGCGAACGGCAGGCCGACACCCCGCCCGGCCTCAATGCCCGCGAGTATGTCTGGGAGAGCGTGCGCCGTTCGGTGGCCGAGGCTCCGGCCCTGCTGGACGCGCTGGCAGAGCTTCTTGGCCCGCGCCCCACCGCCGCCATCGGCTCCAGCATGGGCGGCTACGTGGCGCTGACCCTGGCCCGCACCGAAACGCGAATCGGGCGGGCGTCGGCGCTGATCTCGTCGGGCGTGTGGCAGGAGCCGGAGGTGAGAAGGCCGGAACTGCGGGCATTTCTGGAGCAGCACCGGCCCAATGCCCACGCCGACGGGTTCCCGCCCACGCCGCTGCTGCTGGCCAGCGGGGACAGCGACCCCACGTTCGAGCTGGCCTCGCACCACACGCCCACAGCGCAGGCGTTGCGCGCGGCGTACGCGCGGGCAGGACACGCTGACCTCTTTCACGAGCAGGTCTTTGCCGGGGTGGGCCACTACACCAGCCAGGGCATGCGGGACGCGGCGGTGCAGTTTCTCTCGGCGGACCGCTGA
- a CDS encoding histidine phosphatase family protein, with amino-acid sequence MSGAFLLIRHAKASGQAPDAPLTAEGEAQAHRLVTQLEQYAITRIVSSPWGRALDTARPLAEALGLKIEADGRLTERVLSPTDLPHWQTALRASFAAPALKLPGGESGTGARARALAALHDARDPNGLTAVVTHGNLLALLLGLTYDGWAKLRNPDVWHFRLDRDASRIPLE; translated from the coding sequence GTGAGCGGCGCATTTCTGCTGATCCGGCATGCGAAGGCCAGCGGACAGGCTCCCGACGCACCGCTGACGGCGGAGGGTGAGGCGCAGGCACACAGGCTGGTTACGCAGCTTGAGCAGTACGCCATTACCCGCATCGTCAGCAGTCCGTGGGGACGGGCGCTGGACACGGCGCGGCCTCTGGCGGAAGCGCTGGGTCTGAAGATCGAAGCCGATGGACGGCTGACCGAGCGCGTCTTGAGCCCCACCGATCTCCCCCACTGGCAGACCGCGCTAAGGGCAAGTTTCGCCGCACCTGCGCTGAAACTTCCCGGCGGCGAATCCGGTACGGGGGCCAGAGCCCGCGCCCTCGCGGCCCTGCACGACGCGCGTGACCCGAACGGTCTTACCGCCGTTGTGACCCACGGCAATCTGCTGGCGCTGCTGCTGGGCCTGACCTACGACGGCTGGGCAAAATTAAGAAACCCGGATGTGTGGCACTTCAGGCTGGACCGAGACGCTTCGCGTATACCCTTGGAATGA
- a CDS encoding mycothiol transferase encodes MLLAHIAAVDRAYQMMSFEGRDFGEGEKDAAILGGLTMGKEGMPPPTGQCLDTLLAELDASRSLTLETFKTKDDGWLASRMPAPYHDMNHHWAWFHVMEDEVSHRGQIRLLRKHVAPEKKE; translated from the coding sequence ATGCTGCTGGCGCACATCGCGGCGGTGGACCGGGCCTACCAGATGATGTCGTTCGAGGGCCGCGACTTTGGCGAGGGCGAGAAGGATGCCGCGATCCTGGGAGGACTGACAATGGGCAAGGAAGGCATGCCGCCCCCCACCGGGCAGTGTCTGGACACGCTGCTGGCCGAGCTGGACGCCTCCCGCAGCCTCACGCTGGAGACGTTCAAGACAAAGGACGACGGCTGGCTGGCCTCGCGGATGCCCGCGCCCTACCACGACATGAACCACCACTGGGCCTGGTTTCACGTCATGGAGGACGAGGTCAGCCACCGGGGGCAGATCCGGCTGCTGCGCAAGCACGTCGCGCCGGAGAAAAAAGAGTGA
- a CDS encoding FAD-dependent oxidoreductase translates to MNLACSTHPQTWDVIVAGGGTAGAIAGIAAARAGARVLVIEAQGSLGGTGTNAWVTPLMRNVSAGENLNRGLTDELKARLLARGDGAVDPGGNDNWFNPEGMKFVLEQMLLEAGGEVLYHTHIVQPFLTDGENSRRITSLVIHNKGGLQALEATVFIDATGDADLATRAGVPFHAGDEDGVHQAMSLRFTVAGVDTARLCAFLNENGQGQTGENFLHFWMVWGKNSTLEPLFRGAVEGGVLLERDGDYFQGFSIPGRPGEISFNCPRIRAELHDGTDPWQLSAAQTDGREAIDRLTAFCRAYLPGCEAAFIGVVAPMVGVRESRRIVGEYTLTLADILDCARFPDTICRNHYPVDIHSVKGGAKLLHERDGTAPYFAKDAYHEIPYRAIVPIGMVNLLVPGRAASSTFEAQSAIRVQQNCHSMGEAAGIAAAWAARDLGGRVRDVNVDALQTDLRSRGGRV, encoded by the coding sequence GTGAATCTGGCCTGCTCCACCCATCCCCAGACCTGGGACGTGATCGTTGCCGGGGGCGGCACGGCGGGTGCTATTGCCGGAATTGCCGCCGCCCGTGCCGGAGCGCGGGTGCTGGTGATCGAGGCGCAGGGCAGCCTGGGCGGCACCGGCACCAACGCCTGGGTTACGCCGCTGATGCGGAACGTCTCGGCAGGCGAGAACCTGAACAGGGGGCTGACGGATGAGTTGAAGGCCCGCCTGCTGGCCCGTGGCGACGGCGCGGTGGACCCCGGCGGCAACGACAACTGGTTCAATCCCGAGGGCATGAAATTCGTGCTGGAGCAGATGCTGCTGGAGGCGGGCGGCGAGGTGCTGTACCACACGCATATCGTTCAACCGTTCCTGACAGATGGCGAGAATTCACGGCGCATCACCTCTCTTGTCATTCACAACAAGGGCGGCCTGCAAGCCCTGGAGGCCACTGTGTTCATCGATGCCACCGGGGACGCGGACCTCGCCACCCGTGCGGGCGTGCCCTTCCACGCAGGCGACGAGGACGGCGTACACCAGGCCATGAGCCTGCGCTTCACGGTGGCCGGGGTGGACACGGCGCGGCTGTGCGCCTTCCTGAACGAGAACGGGCAGGGTCAGACCGGCGAGAACTTCCTGCACTTCTGGATGGTCTGGGGCAAGAACAGCACGCTGGAGCCGCTGTTCCGGGGGGCGGTAGAGGGCGGCGTGCTATTGGAGCGCGACGGCGACTATTTCCAGGGTTTCAGCATTCCTGGCCGGCCCGGCGAGATCAGCTTCAACTGCCCGCGCATTCGCGCCGAGTTACACGACGGCACGGATCCCTGGCAACTCAGCGCGGCGCAGACCGACGGACGGGAGGCTATTGACCGGCTGACTGCCTTCTGCCGCGCGTATCTGCCCGGCTGCGAGGCCGCATTTATCGGCGTGGTGGCCCCGATGGTGGGCGTGCGCGAGTCGCGGCGCATCGTGGGCGAGTACACGCTGACGCTGGCCGATATTCTGGACTGCGCCCGTTTCCCCGATACCATCTGCCGCAACCACTACCCGGTGGACATTCACAGCGTCAAGGGCGGCGCGAAGCTGCTGCACGAGCGCGACGGCACTGCGCCGTATTTTGCGAAGGACGCCTACCACGAGATTCCGTACCGCGCCATCGTCCCCATTGGCATGGTCAACCTGTTAGTGCCGGGGCGGGCAGCCAGCAGCACCTTTGAGGCCCAGTCGGCCATCCGGGTCCAGCAGAACTGCCACAGCATGGGCGAGGCTGCCGGCATCGCCGCCGCCTGGGCCGCGCGTGATCTTGGCGGGCGGGTGCGCGATGTCAACGTAGACGCCCTGCAAACCGACCTGAGAAGTCGGGGAGGCCGTGTATAA
- a CDS encoding carbohydrate ABC transporter permease: protein MVETRPAPAQPDSFAVTAARLKARRNHRRRLTDLLAYAVLIAVALIMLYPFYWTLITSFEPTGNIYEAKILPKAVGLRNYSEMWKGTTVPFWRLILNSLIICTLGVTLTVTLATLAAYPLAKMRFPGRDLIFYAILALMVLPNESGLIVNYITTIKLGLLQQTNPVIDAIRQYMAVVLPGLASIVGLFLLRQAYLGIPLELIEAARIDGASELTIWRRIMLPLATPTIAAFAILEFVAYWNSFLWARIMLPDKNLLPLSAGLLELNGTFSTNSRAVMAGAVITIIPILIVFAFGQKYFMKGLEGAVKG from the coding sequence ATGGTTGAAACCCGCCCCGCCCCGGCCCAGCCCGATTCGTTTGCCGTCACCGCCGCGAGGCTCAAGGCCCGCCGCAATCACCGCCGCCGCCTGACCGACCTGCTGGCCTACGCTGTGCTGATTGCCGTGGCGCTGATCATGCTGTACCCGTTCTACTGGACGCTGATCACCAGCTTCGAGCCGACCGGCAATATCTACGAGGCCAAGATCCTGCCCAAAGCCGTGGGTCTGCGCAACTACTCCGAGATGTGGAAGGGCACCACCGTTCCCTTCTGGCGGCTGATTTTAAACAGCCTGATCATCTGCACGCTGGGCGTGACCCTGACCGTGACGCTGGCGACACTGGCCGCCTACCCGCTGGCGAAAATGCGTTTTCCGGGCCGTGACCTGATCTTCTATGCGATTCTGGCGCTGATGGTGCTGCCCAACGAGTCGGGGCTGATCGTCAACTACATCACCACCATCAAGCTGGGGCTGTTGCAGCAGACCAACCCGGTGATCGACGCCATCCGGCAGTACATGGCGGTGGTGCTGCCGGGGCTGGCCAGCATCGTGGGGCTGTTCCTGCTGCGGCAGGCGTACCTGGGCATTCCGCTGGAGCTGATCGAGGCCGCCCGCATCGACGGGGCCTCCGAGCTGACCATCTGGCGGCGCATCATGCTGCCGCTGGCGACGCCCACCATAGCGGCGTTCGCCATTCTGGAATTCGTGGCGTACTGGAACTCCTTCCTCTGGGCGCGGATCATGCTGCCGGACAAGAACCTGCTGCCGCTCTCGGCGGGCCTGCTGGAGCTAAACGGAACCTTCAGCACCAACAGCCGCGCGGTGATGGCGGGCGCGGTGATCACGATCATTCCCATCCTGATCGTCTTCGCCTTCGGGCAGAAGTACTTCATGAAGGGGCTGGAGGGGGCGGTGAAGGGGTGA
- a CDS encoding carbohydrate ABC transporter permease, producing MTTTPRRASRREQHRVGGTGAKVTVRNTLISYAFLLPFLILLVVYHTWPVIFGTYLAFTKYNIISPPQWVGLDNFEELWQDEQFWSGLTNSLKYILIVPVIQVIALLVALLVNRPMKGIGFFRTAFYVPVVTSFAVVGLIWNWMYQQEGPVNAVLGFLGLHSGGSFLNNPATALYAVMFVTLWKGIGYYMVLYLAGLQGISPELEEAATIDGANRLQVFWNITLPGLRPTILVCSLLSTISAIKVFEEIYVMTQGGPAGSTYSALFYTYSRAFQDFQYGLAAAGGIIIAVISIIFGLINFRLTRGGKADG from the coding sequence ATGACCACCACTCCCCGGCGAGCCTCGCGCCGAGAACAGCACCGTGTCGGCGGCACAGGCGCGAAAGTCACCGTGCGCAACACGCTGATCTCCTACGCCTTCCTGCTGCCGTTTCTGATTCTGCTGGTGGTGTACCACACCTGGCCGGTCATTTTCGGTACATACCTGGCCTTCACCAAATACAACATCATCAGTCCGCCGCAGTGGGTGGGGCTGGACAACTTTGAAGAGTTGTGGCAGGACGAGCAGTTCTGGTCCGGCCTAACCAACAGCCTCAAGTACATTCTGATCGTGCCGGTGATTCAGGTGATCGCCCTGCTGGTGGCGCTGCTGGTCAACCGCCCGATGAAAGGCATCGGCTTCTTTCGCACGGCGTTCTACGTGCCTGTCGTGACCAGTTTTGCCGTGGTGGGGTTGATCTGGAACTGGATGTACCAGCAGGAGGGGCCGGTCAACGCGGTGCTGGGTTTTCTGGGCCTGCACAGTGGCGGCAGCTTTTTGAACAACCCGGCCACCGCACTGTATGCCGTGATGTTCGTGACGCTGTGGAAGGGCATCGGCTACTACATGGTGCTGTATCTGGCAGGCCTGCAGGGCATCAGCCCCGAACTGGAGGAAGCCGCCACCATTGACGGCGCGAACCGCCTGCAGGTGTTCTGGAACATCACGCTGCCGGGGCTGCGGCCCACCATTCTGGTGTGCAGCCTGCTGTCCACCATCAGCGCCATCAAGGTGTTCGAGGAAATCTACGTGATGACCCAGGGCGGCCCTGCCGGAAGCACGTATTCGGCGCTGTTCTACACGTATTCGCGGGCCTTTCAGGACTTTCAGTATGGGCTGGCCGCCGCCGGGGGCATCATCATTGCGGTGATTTCCATCATCTTCGGGCTGATCAATTTCCGCCTGACGCGGGGGGGGAAAGCCGATGGTTGA
- the icd gene encoding NADP-dependent isocitrate dehydrogenase — MSSHIQRPEQGEKISMQGGKLTIPNHPVIPFVEGDGTGPDIWKASVRVLDAAVEKAYGGERKIEWMEVYAGEKSVQVYGEGQWLPQETLDAFDEYLFGIKGPLTTPVGGGIRSINVALRQELDLYACVRPVQYFAGVPSPLKNPEYVNMTIFRENTEDIYAGIEYMAGTPEAARMREFLVGEMGVTKIRFPETSSFGVKPVSRDGTERLVRAAIQYAIDNNRQSVSLVHKGNIMKFTEGAFRDWGYELAKKEFGAKEIDGGPWCELPGGIIIKDVIADNFLQQILLRPKEYDVIATLNLNGDYISDALAAQVGGIGIAPGANINYVTGHAIFEATHGTAPKYAGKNVINPSSVILSGEMMLRYMGWTEAADMILKGLDATIAQKVVTYDFARNMEGAKEVKTSEFADAIIGNMA; from the coding sequence ATGAGCAGCCATATTCAGCGGCCCGAGCAGGGCGAGAAGATCAGCATGCAGGGCGGGAAACTCACCATCCCCAACCACCCGGTTATTCCCTTTGTGGAAGGCGACGGCACCGGCCCTGACATCTGGAAGGCCAGCGTGCGCGTGCTGGACGCCGCCGTCGAGAAGGCTTACGGCGGCGAGCGCAAGATCGAGTGGATGGAAGTCTACGCGGGCGAGAAGAGCGTGCAGGTCTACGGCGAGGGCCAGTGGCTGCCGCAGGAAACCCTGGACGCCTTCGACGAGTATCTGTTCGGCATCAAGGGGCCGCTGACCACGCCCGTCGGCGGCGGCATCCGCAGCATCAACGTGGCGCTGCGCCAGGAACTTGACCTGTACGCCTGCGTGCGCCCGGTGCAGTACTTCGCGGGCGTACCCAGCCCCCTCAAGAACCCCGAATACGTCAACATGACCATCTTCCGCGAGAACACCGAGGACATCTACGCCGGGATCGAATACATGGCCGGGACTCCCGAAGCCGCCAGGATGCGCGAGTTCCTGGTGGGCGAGATGGGCGTGACCAAGATCCGCTTCCCCGAGACCAGCTCGTTTGGCGTCAAGCCCGTGTCCAGGGACGGCACCGAGCGTCTGGTGCGCGCCGCCATCCAGTACGCCATCGACAACAACCGTCAGAGCGTGTCACTGGTCCACAAGGGCAACATCATGAAGTTCACCGAGGGCGCGTTCCGCGACTGGGGCTATGAACTGGCCAAGAAGGAATTCGGGGCCAAGGAGATCGACGGCGGTCCGTGGTGCGAGCTGCCCGGCGGAATCATCATCAAGGACGTGATCGCCGACAACTTCCTGCAGCAGATTCTGCTGCGCCCCAAGGAATACGACGTCATCGCCACGCTGAACCTGAACGGCGACTACATCAGTGACGCGCTTGCGGCGCAGGTGGGCGGCATCGGCATCGCGCCGGGGGCCAACATCAACTACGTGACCGGGCACGCCATCTTCGAGGCCACCCACGGCACCGCGCCCAAGTACGCGGGCAAGAACGTCATCAACCCCTCCTCGGTGATTCTGTCCGGCGAGATGATGCTGCGCTACATGGGCTGGACCGAGGCCGCCGACATGATCCTCAAGGGCCTGGACGCGACCATCGCCCAGAAGGTCGTGACCTACGACTTCGCCCGCAACATGGAAGGCGCCAAGGAAGTCAAGACCAGCGAGTTTGCCGACGCGATTATCGGCAACATGGCGTAA
- a CDS encoding class I SAM-dependent methyltransferase: MTHPDRFLGRADVYASARPTYPPVLGGWLAGRDLLSGRVVDVGAGTGLFTGLLLAHGTGPAFSVDAVEPNPEMRGRLEAALAQEIVAGRLRVQGGTSEATSLAPASVSLVTAAQAAHWFAPAPTVQEFRRVLVPGGRVLLVWNDWRGVDTRFNAAYHDVVTAFSREDGERISRVPQQELPHLLPGGFEEKTFDNPVRFTRERLPALAGSVSYLPAPGDPQFAAMAGELDAAFAAHASGGHVTLTYRTHAYLGRLD; the protein is encoded by the coding sequence ATGACCCACCCGGACCGCTTTCTGGGCCGCGCCGACGTCTATGCCTCGGCTCGCCCGACGTATCCCCCGGTGCTGGGCGGGTGGCTGGCGGGACGGGACCTGCTGTCTGGCCGCGTGGTGGATGTGGGGGCGGGCACGGGGCTGTTTACCGGGCTGCTCCTGGCCCATGGCACGGGACCAGCCTTCTCGGTGGACGCTGTGGAACCCAACCCGGAGATGCGCGGCCGGCTTGAGGCGGCTCTGGCGCAGGAGATCGTAGCGGGCCGCCTGCGCGTGCAGGGGGGCACCTCCGAGGCCACCTCGCTGGCCCCGGCCTCGGTCTCGCTGGTCACCGCCGCGCAGGCCGCGCACTGGTTCGCCCCCGCGCCCACCGTGCAGGAATTCCGGCGGGTGCTGGTTCCGGGCGGACGGGTGCTGCTGGTCTGGAACGACTGGCGCGGCGTGGACACCAGGTTTAACGCGGCTTACCATGACGTTGTGACCGCCTTCAGCCGCGAGGACGGCGAACGGATCTCGCGCGTGCCGCAGCAGGAGTTGCCGCACCTGCTGCCGGGCGGCTTCGAGGAAAAGACCTTCGACAACCCGGTGCGCTTCACCCGCGAGCGACTGCCGGCCCTGGCCGGGAGCGTCAGCTATCTTCCCGCGCCGGGTGACCCGCAGTTCGCGGCGATGGCAGGTGAACTGGACGCGGCCTTCGCGGCCCACGCGTCCGGCGGTCACGTCACGCTGACCTACCGCACGCACGCCTACCTGGGCCGCCTGGACTGA
- a CDS encoding Panacea domain-containing protein: MTIAIDDPKRTGYAAEVVANAFLELARAEGRTLTQMQVHKLVYIAHGYTLALLGRPLMYNTVHAWQRGPVVQRLWQHWGERGRDPISEPLPVAPGEPDLADDGEALEVIRSVWNGYGSMEGGELSRLTHRAGSPWSQTYGLQDNLIPDEITREYYTTLARSA, from the coding sequence ATGACCATTGCCATCGACGATCCCAAACGCACCGGGTATGCCGCCGAGGTGGTGGCGAACGCCTTTCTGGAACTGGCACGCGCCGAGGGCCGCACCCTGACGCAGATGCAGGTGCACAAGCTGGTGTACATCGCACACGGCTACACGCTGGCGTTGCTGGGCCGCCCGCTGATGTACAACACGGTGCATGCCTGGCAGCGCGGGCCGGTGGTGCAGCGGCTGTGGCAGCACTGGGGCGAACGCGGCCGGGATCCGATTTCAGAGCCGCTGCCCGTCGCGCCCGGCGAACCTGATCTGGCCGACGACGGCGAGGCGCTGGAGGTCATCCGCAGCGTATGGAACGGTTACGGCAGCATGGAGGGCGGCGAACTCTCGCGCCTGACGCACCGCGCGGGCAGCCCATGGTCCCAGACCTACGGCCTGCAGGACAACCTGATTCCCGACGAGATCACCCGCGAGTACTACACCACCCTGGCGCGCAGTGCCTGA
- a CDS encoding acyl-CoA dehydrogenase family protein: MDFTLNDEQRQLQQLARDFARKEIIPIAAEYDRREELPWQVVEKAFEVGLLNPTIPEHAGGLGLGMFDECLIGEELAYGCMGIYTVLMASELGIAPILIGGTEEQQARFLGPLTEKAGLAAFALSEPGNGSDAAGMATVARDDGDAWILNGTKMWISNGGVAEFNVVFATTDKNGGHKATVALVVPKDAPGFSHHKIGHKMGQRASLTSELVFEDVRVPKENQLGGLGDGFKIAMKTLDKTRIPVAAGSVGIARRAMEESIKYAKEREAFGKPITEFQAIQFKLAEMAMGIETGRLMYQKAAWLVDQGMPHGFESAIAKAYCSEMAFSAANEGIQVHGGYGYVGEYPVEKLLRDVKLNMIYEGTNEIQRVVIARNLLK, from the coding sequence ATGGATTTCACCCTGAATGATGAGCAGCGCCAGCTGCAGCAGCTTGCCCGCGACTTTGCCCGCAAGGAAATCATCCCGATTGCCGCCGAGTATGATCGCCGTGAAGAGCTGCCGTGGCAGGTTGTGGAAAAGGCCTTCGAGGTCGGACTGCTGAACCCCACCATTCCCGAGCACGCGGGCGGCCTGGGCCTGGGCATGTTCGATGAGTGCCTGATCGGTGAGGAGCTGGCCTACGGCTGCATGGGCATCTACACCGTGCTGATGGCCTCCGAACTGGGCATTGCGCCCATATTGATCGGCGGCACCGAGGAGCAGCAGGCCCGCTTCCTGGGGCCGCTGACCGAGAAGGCCGGGCTGGCTGCCTTTGCCCTGTCCGAACCTGGCAACGGTTCGGACGCGGCGGGCATGGCGACCGTGGCGCGTGACGACGGCGACGCCTGGATCCTGAACGGCACCAAGATGTGGATCAGCAACGGCGGCGTGGCCGAGTTCAACGTGGTGTTCGCCACGACGGATAAAAACGGTGGTCACAAGGCCACCGTGGCCCTGGTGGTCCCCAAGGACGCCCCCGGCTTCAGCCACCACAAGATCGGGCACAAGATGGGCCAGCGTGCCAGCCTGACCAGCGAACTGGTGTTCGAGGACGTGCGCGTGCCCAAGGAAAACCAGCTGGGCGGCCTGGGCGACGGCTTCAAGATCGCCATGAAGACCCTGGACAAGACCCGCATTCCGGTGGCGGCCGGGTCCGTGGGCATTGCCCGCCGCGCGATGGAAGAGAGCATCAAGTACGCCAAGGAGCGCGAGGCCTTCGGCAAGCCCATCACCGAATTCCAGGCCATTCAGTTCAAGCTGGCCGAGATGGCGATGGGGATTGAAACGGGCCGCCTGATGTACCAGAAGGCCGCGTGGCTGGTGGATCAGGGAATGCCGCACGGCTTCGAGAGCGCGATTGCCAAGGCGTACTGCTCGGAAATGGCCTTCAGCGCCGCCAACGAGGGGATTCAGGTTCACGGCGGCTACGGCTACGTGGGCGAGTACCCGGTGGAAAAACTGCTGCGTGACGTGAAGCTCAACATGATCTACGAGGGCACCAACGAGATCCAGCGCGTGGTGATTGCGCGCAACCTGCTGAAGTAG
- the holA gene encoding DNA polymerase III subunit delta → MTLLAFTGNRFLAEEALRETLTSRGLNPRELPRLGGDDVTAQTLGPHLSPGLFGDGGVIVDLDGVKPDKALMELLAGAAVTVAVLDESAPAGRVKLYQTRGEQIVSAAPSKPGEVAGWVVQYARKQKIPLDRDAAAYLAEVFGADLAGIASELTKLALLPGPHTRDAVQRVVGREPPGDSFAMLGAATAGRPGEAVGQLRRLLASGEDPFKLMGAVVWQYSLVARCVALLQEEGRVTEAAAAQRLGVKPYPAKKALDVARRLNEAKIRTHLARILDADLAMKRGLDAGTTLERLIVQLSV, encoded by the coding sequence TTGACCCTGCTGGCCTTTACCGGCAACCGCTTTCTGGCGGAAGAGGCCCTGCGCGAGACGCTGACCAGCCGCGGGCTGAATCCGCGTGAGCTGCCCCGGCTGGGCGGCGACGACGTGACGGCACAGACGCTGGGGCCGCACCTGTCGCCGGGCCTGTTCGGCGACGGCGGCGTGATCGTGGATCTGGACGGCGTCAAGCCCGACAAGGCGCTGATGGAACTGCTGGCGGGCGCCGCCGTGACCGTCGCCGTGCTGGACGAGTCGGCGCCGGCAGGCCGCGTCAAGCTGTATCAGACGCGCGGCGAGCAGATCGTCTCTGCTGCGCCCAGCAAACCCGGCGAGGTGGCGGGCTGGGTGGTGCAGTACGCCAGAAAGCAGAAGATACCGCTGGACCGCGACGCCGCCGCCTATCTGGCCGAGGTGTTCGGGGCCGATCTGGCCGGCATTGCCAGTGAGCTGACCAAGCTGGCGCTGCTGCCGGGACCGCACACCCGCGACGCCGTGCAGCGCGTGGTGGGCCGCGAGCCGCCCGGCGACAGCTTCGCCATGCTGGGCGCGGCGACGGCGGGCCGCCCCGGCGAGGCGGTGGGGCAACTGCGCCGCCTGCTGGCCTCCGGCGAGGACCCCTTCAAGCTGATGGGGGCGGTGGTGTGGCAGTACAGCCTGGTGGCCCGCTGCGTGGCCCTGTTGCAGGAGGAAGGCCGCGTGACCGAGGCGGCGGCGGCCCAGCGCCTGGGCGTCAAGCCGTACCCGGCCAAGAAGGCGCTGGACGTGGCCCGCAGGCTCAACGAGGCAAAGATCCGCACCCACCTCGCCCGCATCCTGGACGCCGATCTGGCGATGAAACGCGGGCTGGACGCCGGAACCACGCTGGAACGGCTGATCGTGCAGCTGAGCGTGTAG
- a CDS encoding serine/threonine-protein kinase produces the protein MKHLTYSKAVQELTHSQELESRTPLAERGGVRSEAARWRGQPVFVKTLMVDDPDARARFHHEGRVAASLSHPGIVPLLASSPTQLLFPFIEGGTLRERLEGGPLSVEQATEVTLGLLFGVMYLHGQGVTHQDLKPENVLLAGGRAGRDAVRIIDFGMSHARHLPLDIHSGTRMGTPHFMAPEQFYGMRGDARSDLYSLGVLLFDCLAGMPPYQDALGWLAGIHTNRAELPGPDALHPLLRCALARDPAQRPHSAPAMLRLLCLARQELGLSALSCAEVAELGALAGGPLAGSGFPGDGGGP, from the coding sequence GTGAAGCATTTAACCTACAGTAAAGCGGTGCAGGAGCTGACCCATTCCCAGGAGCTGGAGTCCCGGACGCCACTGGCTGAACGGGGCGGCGTCCGGAGCGAGGCGGCGCGGTGGCGTGGTCAGCCGGTGTTCGTCAAGACCCTGATGGTCGATGACCCTGATGCCCGCGCCCGTTTTCACCATGAGGGCCGGGTGGCCGCCTCGCTGAGCCATCCGGGGATCGTGCCGCTGCTGGCGTCCTCCCCCACCCAGCTGCTGTTTCCGTTCATCGAGGGCGGCACCCTGCGCGAGCGGCTGGAAGGTGGTCCCCTGAGCGTGGAGCAGGCCACCGAGGTCACGCTGGGCCTGCTGTTCGGCGTGATGTACCTGCACGGCCAGGGCGTGACCCACCAGGACCTGAAGCCGGAAAACGTGCTGCTTGCGGGCGGGCGGGCAGGCCGGGACGCCGTGAGAATCATCGATTTCGGCATGAGCCACGCCCGGCACCTGCCACTGGACATCCACAGCGGCACGCGCATGGGCACGCCGCATTTCATGGCCCCCGAGCAGTTCTACGGCATGCGCGGCGACGCCCGCAGCGACCTGTACTCGCTGGGGGTGCTGCTGTTCGACTGTCTGGCGGGCATGCCCCCCTACCAGGACGCCCTGGGCTGGCTGGCGGGCATCCACACCAACCGCGCCGAGCTGCCCGGCCCGGACGCGCTGCACCCTCTGCTGCGCTGCGCGCTGGCGCGTGACCCGGCCCAGCGTCCCCACAGCGCCCCCGCCATGTTGCGCCTGCTGTGTCTGGCCCGCCAGGAGCTGGGCCTGTCCGCCCTGAGTTGCGCCGAGGTGGCCGAACTGGGTGCGCTGGCCGGTGGTCCCCTTGCTGGGTCCGGTTTTCCGGGGGACGGCGGCGGCCCTTGA